TTCTAAATATCCGGAGCCTGAACTTATCATTTAGTTAACTGTATCCAGGGTCACTTTTTGTACTCTTCAGAAATAATTGAACAAAATAACTTACCATATCCAGTCACTTTTTTTTAACTTCGAGCGATGGAAAAGTTTGTGGTATCGGCGCGCAAGTATAGGCCAACGGGTTTCGATGAGGTAGTAGGTCAGGAACATATCACTACTACGCTTAAAAACGCTATAGATAATAACCAATTAGCTCAGGCTCTGCTTTTTTGTGGTCCTCGTGGTGTTGGTAAGACTACCTGTGCACGTATACTCGCCAGAATGATCAACCAGTTTGATGAGAAAAGCGAGGGAAATTCTCTAAATATTTTTGAGCTGGATGCTGCCTCTAACAACTCTGTAGATGACATCAGGAACCTGATTGACCAGGTCAGATATCCCCCTCAGTATGGCAAATACAAGGTTTATATCATAGATGAGGTCCACATGCTTTCCAATGCGGCATTTAATGCATTCCTGAAAACCCTTGAGGAGCCACCATCATATGCTATTTTCATATTAGCAACCACTGAAAAGCACAAGGTAATACCTACTATACTATCACGGTGTCAGATCTTTGATTTTAACCGGATACAGGTTTCTGATATTGCGGTTCATTTAAAAGGCATAGCCGAGCGGGAGAATATTAAAGCAGAAGATGAGGCACTTCACCTCATTGCACAGAAAGCTGACGGCGCCCTGCGCGATGCACTTTCCATATTTGACCTGATAGTAACTTTCTCCTCTGACAGGAACATAACTTATCAATCTACCATAAGTAATCTACATATTCTTGATTACGAGTATTACTTTAAAGTGATTGATCATTTACTAGCTGAAGACCTTTCGCAGACATTACTGATCTTTGACGAAATCCTGAAACAGGGCTTTGACGGACATAATTTCATCGTAGGCCTCAGTGAACATTTGCGCAACCTTATGGTTTGTAAAGACAATGCTACGGTACAACTGATGGAGGTGCCAGACAATACCAAAGAAAAGTACATAGAGCAAGCCAATAAAGCTTCTATGTCTTTCTTACTCACAGCGCTCAACATATCTAATCAGTGTGATCTCAGCTATAAGGGAAGTAAAAATCAACGCCTGCATGTTGAGCTTACTTTAATGAAATTAGCCTACGTTAATGCTGCCGTTAGTCTTGCCAATCAATCTTCTGATAATGGTGTAAAAAAAAAAGTGATGTAGCTAAGGGAACGGAGAGCGTTCCTGCTCAAAACGAAGTATCAGCATCTTCAGGCAGTAATGCCGGCACGCCATCAGCCACACCGGTTTCGACCCAAAGTACTTTATCTCCTTCCTCAAAGCGTCTGAGTTCTTCCAAACTCAAAAGTACTATAAAGGTGCCCAAGGATGTAAACGCTCTGGCTAATAAAAGCGATGAAGAGATACAAAAACAAGACAATACTGAGGACCAGGAATACTTCGGCAATGAAGCCTTCACTTTCGATGAGCTAAAAAAGCACTGGCAGGACTTTGCTATCCAAAAAGAGACAGAAGGCAAAAATTTTGAACATATGGTACTCCAGCAGGAAATCTACCTCAAAGATGCTACTACCATTGTGATCAAATTTACTAATCCTGTCAAGATCGATATACTGGACAAATTCAGAGCAGACCTGATCACTTACCTGAAAACCAAGCTCAACAATGGCAAGATTAGCCTTGAAATAGAAATGGTCCAGGAAGAGGCTAAGAGAAAAATGTACACCAACAGTGACAAGTTTAATTACCTGGCAGAAAAAAATCCAATTGTTAAGCAACTTAGAGACAGGCTCGGACTGGATCCTGATTTTTAAATTTCCTCCCCAGTAATTGTATTTCTTTACCTCTGACAGGGCTTTGAGCCCTGTCAGAGGTAAAGAAATAACAATACGCATAAAATAAACTTATCTTCGTTTTGAACCTTTACACAAGGTAGCCGACTAATAATTGTCAACCGTTAAGTAAGCGAATGGATAAGGACAAAATTTTAGATGAGTTGTTGATCTACAAGTGCTGCGATGGTGATCAGAAGGCTTTTAGCATACTGATAGGGAGGTGGAACAAGAAGCTTATCTCCTTTGCCTACAAATTTACCCGTGATATGGACTCAGCCCGGGACATAGCTCAGGAAAGCTGGATATCCATTCACAAAGGGCTCAACAAGTTAAAGGACAATGCTAAATTCAGTACCTGGGCATTCAGGATTGTCTACAATAAATCAATGGATCATCTACGTTCACAGCAAAAACAGAATCAAGTGGAGTCCTCAGCAACCGAGGTAGCCGATGACGAACTTGACGATCAGCACCATGATGCGGCTACGGTCAGTGAATTGCTCGGCAAATTGCCAGCACAGCATAAGACTGTTCTGACTTTGTTTTACCTGGAACAGCAGTCTATCAGGGATATAGCGTCCATTTTGAAATTGCCGGAGGGCACCGTCAAATCCAGGATTTTCTATGCGAGAGAGTTATTAAAAAGAAAATATAAAGAAGTGAAAAATGAAACACACTAATGAACAAATCGATAAGATCATTCATGAGGCCTTAAGCAAGGAAGAGGCCGCATTTTATGATCACTTAGGTGAACAAAATATAGTGGAAATGACTTTGGGGATTTTCCAGGGCAAGAATAAGGTATTGTACATACTAACTTTTATTATGTCGCTGATACTTTTTGGCGCATTCATCTTTTGCATGTTTAAGTTATATCATGTTGAGACTACAAAGGCAATGATCTTGTACGGTGCGGGTGCCTTTTGGAGTATACTCAGCGTGCTGGGAATTAAAATCTGGTATTGGATGCAGATGAACACCAACAGCATTTTAAGGGAAATGAAGAGGCTGGAGCTACAGATTGCTGCTTTGAGTAGCGTCAATCGGTGAACGGTGAATGGAAAAGTGTCAGTTTACAATTCACTGCTTACTCGGATTCCCAGCAAATGCCTCTGTTTAGCAATCGGTGATTTTCAGCATGTATAGTTGAAGAATTTAATGTGCAACTATTTTAAAGTGGTGCAGAATTTGATTTTTAAGAATTGATAACAAAAAAGGCCCTGGTCAGGGCCTTTTTGTTATTCTTTTTTATCTGAGTAATTTTTAAACTTGTAAACCACGCCTAGGTTGAGTGCCTGGCTGATTTGCACTTCGTCTACCTGGTCGTAATCGTAGATCATGATACCTCCCAGGCCTACGTCTATAAATTTGTTGACTTTCGCAGTTATCGAGACATCCAGTCTATGGTCAACCTTTCTGAATTCGAGTTCTTCGTAGTTAGCGAATAGAATGTATTTCCATTTCAGGTTCAGATTGTTAGCTATGTCTTTGTTAAAGTCAGCCACCATCTGGAAGGCTAGCCATTCGAGCCGGGTTTTATCACCAACTGGCACACCATAACGGGCGGGCTCGCCATCTACTTCTCCGTTAACAGCTACATCTTCATCAGAAACAACTGTCATTCTGGGAGAAAACGGCCCAAAACGTATCTTAAAATAACTAGTAGGATGATATTCCACACCCCACGATGAAGTAATAAAAGCGGGAGACATGAAATTTGATATGAGTTTATCATAAATTTCTCCTGTATCGGGGTCTTCCACGTCGTATTCA
This region of Fulvivirga ulvae genomic DNA includes:
- a CDS encoding DUF3078 domain-containing protein, producing MKYKSLPARTCAGIMLLFISLTGYSQTDTTKTDTTYWKKDLRTGLSFNQASFSDNWQGGGVNSIGLNTFLNYKANYRRDIHSWDNEIDLAYGVIKNEGQSSRKSVDRIYLDTKYGRKLTTKWDFFTSLSFLSQFDKGYEYDVEDPDTGEIYDKLISNFMSPAFITSSWGVEYHPTSYFKIRFGPFSPRMTVVSDEDVAVNGEVDGEPARYGVPVGDKTRLEWLAFQMVADFNKDIANNLNLKWKYILFANYEELEFRKVDHRLDVSITAKVNKFIDVGLGGIMIYDYDQVDEVQISQALNLGVVYKFKNYSDKKE
- the dnaX gene encoding DNA polymerase III subunit gamma/tau; amino-acid sequence: MEKFVVSARKYRPTGFDEVVGQEHITTTLKNAIDNNQLAQALLFCGPRGVGKTTCARILARMINQFDEKSEGNSLNIFELDAASNNSVDDIRNLIDQVRYPPQYGKYKVYIIDEVHMLSNAAFNAFLKTLEEPPSYAIFILATTEKHKVIPTILSRCQIFDFNRIQVSDIAVHLKGIAERENIKAEDEALHLIAQKADGALRDALSIFDLIVTFSSDRNITYQSTISNLHILDYEYYFKVIDHLLAEDLSQTLLIFDEILKQGFDGHNFIVGLSEHLRNLMVCKDNATVQLMEVPDNTKEKYIEQANKASMSFLLTALNISNQCDLSYKGSKNQRLHVELTLMKLAYVNAAVSLANQSSDNGVKKKVM
- a CDS encoding RNA polymerase sigma factor, which gives rise to MDKDKILDELLIYKCCDGDQKAFSILIGRWNKKLISFAYKFTRDMDSARDIAQESWISIHKGLNKLKDNAKFSTWAFRIVYNKSMDHLRSQQKQNQVESSATEVADDELDDQHHDAATVSELLGKLPAQHKTVLTLFYLEQQSIRDIASILKLPEGTVKSRIFYARELLKRKYKEVKNETH
- a CDS encoding DUF6768 family protein: MKHTNEQIDKIIHEALSKEEAAFYDHLGEQNIVEMTLGIFQGKNKVLYILTFIMSLILFGAFIFCMFKLYHVETTKAMILYGAGAFWSILSVLGIKIWYWMQMNTNSILREMKRLELQIAALSSVNR